The genomic segment TAATGagagatttgttttatttgcccACAGAGACTGAATTCAAATCGAAAAACTCGGTGCATGCTCGTCgtttaattttactttttgatgGCTCCATCTCAGCAAGTGATAGAGAGATGATTAAATCAATGTTTAACTGTGTGGATGACATCTCATCACTGGATGCTGCACAAATATTCAAGGGCATAGCGGAATCCGATCGCAAGGCAGCCGCCGAGAAGCTAAACAGTCGCCAATTGAGACAAAATGAGCAAATCAATTTGCTCATGTATCCACCCAAGGGAACGGGCAGTCTTTGCATACGCATGGAGGATTACATGTGCCTAACCAAGGAATCCTATTTGAATGATATAATCATTGATTTCTATCTACTGTGGCTGCGGAATACCCAATTTACCGAACAGCAACGCGAAAGGACACACATTTTTAGCACATTCTTTTACAAGCGTCTGACGACACTGACGCGACCCACGGATATGAAACAAACAGCGGCCCAAAAGCGTCATGCCCGTGTTCAGAAGTGGACCAAAGTGGTGGATATATTCGATAAGGATTTCATAATTGTTCCCATCAATGAGCAATCGCATTGGTTTTTGGCTATCATTTGTTTCCCCTGTCTGAAGGGGCCAGTCACCTATGACACCAATCAGCCAGTGGAGCCACAACAATTGAAACGAGGCAATAGAGGGAAAAAGACATTACAAATTGGTAATACCACCATTACCCCTCTATCCAAGCGAGGAGATGCCGGACTTACGGCCACACCGGGCGCGGAGATATGTTGCATTCCCGGCGACGACGAGAGCGAGCGGGATGAGGCTGAAGGCGACGAAAGCGATATGGCCAGCGATGAGAGTGAGAATTCACAACCGGCGAAAGAGATGCCCAATCCTATagcagcaacggcaacaccaacaacaccaactaGTACAACCAATACTATTACTAGCACGACTTCAACTCCTTGTTCCATGGGACCAGCTCGCAGCAGGGGGAATATGAGTGGCGGCGGGGACGAGATTCCAGCGGTTAAGCAGCCgcttattttaatttttgactCCCTGGCCGGTGCGTCGCGGAGTCGTGTGGTGGCCACCCTGAGGGATTATCTTACCTGCGAGTATCGGGTGAAGAAGCCGGATGCGCAGGCGCATATCTTCAACAAGGATAACATGCCAGGGCATTGTGTCAAGGTGCCGCAGCAGCAGAATTTCACTGATTGCGGATTATATCTGCTGCAGTATGTTGAGCAATTCTTCTCGCAGCCCATTACGGATTATCGTTTGCCAATCAAACAACTGACAAACTGGTTTGATTTCCTCACGGTGACGAAAAAGCGCGAAGACATTGCCCAACTGATTCAGAAATTAATGGACGAAGCCAATAAGCAACAGAAGCAACGCCTTATCTTGCCGCTCATCGAATTTCCCACCCTCAATGGACAACTGGTCGAGTACCCCGATGATACGGAGAGTGCTGAATTTGAAGAGGAGGAGGCATTGGGCGGAATTGGTGAACTAGAGCCAAACGAAGACCCTGGCAGTGAAGTGGTAAGAGAAACGCATAGAGAAGGCCAACCATGTca from the Drosophila willistoni isolate 14030-0811.24 chromosome XR unlocalized genomic scaffold, UCI_dwil_1.1 Seg105, whole genome shotgun sequence genome contains:
- the LOC6645084 gene encoding sentrin-specific protease 6 isoform X2, whose amino-acid sequence is MINDDFVRGDVTDLKDIDEPEQFSTSLTCNCVRFMSMRFEVIEPITFTSKGLHIVGIISDKDRDQKFTLNIYKHEVIKVIAHLSSNEQAQPLVTLFLLRNCAQYVKTQLQITDDQQQQQQNEQTEFKSKNSVHARRLILLFDGSISASDREMIKSMFNCVDDISSLDAAQIFKGIAESDRKAAAEKLNSRQLRQNEQINLLMYPPKGTGSLCIRMEDYMCLTKESYLNDIIIDFYLLWLRNTQFTEQQRERTHIFSTFFYKRLTTLTRPTDMKQTAAQKRHARVQKWTKVVDIFDKDFIIVPINEQSHWFLAIICFPCLKGPVTYDTNQPVEPQQLKRGNRGKKTLQIGNTTITPLSKRGDAGLTATPGAEICCIPGDDESERDEAEGDESDMASDESENSQPAKEMPNPIAATATPTTPTSTTNTITSTTSTPCSMGPARSRGNMSGGGDEIPAVKQPLILIFDSLAGASRSRVVATLRDYLTCEYRVKKPDAQAHIFNKDNMPGHCVKVPQQQNFTDCGLYLLQYVEQFFSQPITDYRLPIKQLTNWFDFLTVTKKREDIAQLIQKLMDEANKQQKQRLILPLIEFPTLNGQLVEYPDDTESAEFEEEEALGGIGELEPNEDPGSEVHNETNSEAMDVDPTPVLEEAALPKTGSNSSITTTATRPRVVLKRRLQNGAAAAAAAVTPPTPTAAAGTVAIISSNGNTSESQTSQQPLTTAPSVTPNQSPHQLVTPGLTSSAAVATAAAVSSRSPSGSLKIRKIDP